The Veillonellales bacterium genome contains the following window.
CCAATCATCCCTTCCTGAATGATATCTTCACGATCAGCACCAATCAGGAAATAAGATCTTGCCTTCGCACGAACAAAATTGCGGTACTTATTAATCAGATAATCCAGTGCAACGGTATTGTCATTTTCTTTGGCGTCCATAACGATTTCTTCATCCGTCATATTTTCAAACCCGACATATAACTCACATTGCGCGTTAACTCGCATCGCATCGCCCCCAATCTTAAAATTTGCATTCTATTTTAGATAGAAACTTGCCCCACGCCAATCTCTGGCGCAGACGGGAGCCTTTCTTAGACGTTTTTGGTTCTGCAAAAAGAAAATGCACTAAAATCTGCTTAGTGCCTGCCACTTTAAGTACATGTTTCTTACATAAAAAAATTATACCCCATATTCCTGCGGTTAGTCAAGCTTAACTTGTCTTACCCTTAGCGTCCCCGTCTGATCTCATCCAGTCGCTGCCTGACTTCCCGGCTCAACCGGTTAGCCAGTTCCTGCCGCCGATAGTTCGGTATCGAATCGCCAAACTCTTCTCCCGCTGTTTTTTTAAACTTCCGGACAGCCTGCCCCAGTTCCCGGGCAGATATACGAAAAGCGCCGGCGCCTAAGATCACCGTCTGCTCCGCCCAGTCGGATGTTACAACAAAAACCCTTTCCCCCTGACGCACTAAGCAATAACTCATTCTTTCGATATAACTGTCAGCCGTTTCCCCTTCGCTGGTAAAAACAACTTCCAAATCATT
Protein-coding sequences here:
- a CDS encoding NYN domain-containing protein, with protein sequence MGDTKKDILLVDGYNVIHDWPELIVFKDQMDHARDRLVDSMAGYGVYKNFRVVIVFDAHGIPGESTCRTVFNDLEVVFTSEGETADSYIERMSYCLVRQGERVFVVTSDWAEQTVILGAGAFRISARELGQAVRKFKKTAGEEFGDSIPNYRRQELANRLSREVRQRLDEIRRGR